The following proteins are co-located in the Camelina sativa cultivar DH55 chromosome 12, Cs, whole genome shotgun sequence genome:
- the LOC104729835 gene encoding E3 ubiquitin-protein ligase MBR2-like: MQGPRSTGDSSTGINYADGDTNVETTSNSMLDPVDVQFPNNATGSGRSTYPSSSSHVVQNHNWWSFGESSSRLGPSDQVNSIGSKTDRQLPSEGYGFEEGQSGSNGMLLPGGSFLRGSSSSNMLGHVNLGKDMEINGSGLPTSGVVIRHNNGESSLGSSSQTAEERSSGPGSSLGGLGSSCKRKALEGAPSHSFPSESHGCLFQTENGAWNEGLTRYDASSSLSLSMPSQNSPNVTNQSGLPEPIFGMGRGRAESAFPSTRSTETASRPGRRLNPRQPQESVAFSFSQSASSVRQQQQLPATSPFVDPTDARTILVTGSSSSGDGQPSMIHLPALTRNIHQFAWNGSSSSRTNNMPEEGFGPPWDAPRNNSEQPVFSTPATETRNPVQDQFHFSFARGNASTSGDSPFVPRAGSSSGIHGLQPNPTWVSPHNQSRMSEVAPWSLFPNTESESATHGASLPLLPTGPSVSSTEAATPSGSSSRSHRSRQRRSGMLLERQNDHLHLRHLGRNLAADNDGRNRLISEIRQVLSAMRRGENLRFEDYMVFDPLIYHGMAEMHDRHRDMRLDVDNMSYEELLALGERIGDVSTGLSEEVILKAMKQHKHTSSAAESHQDMEPCCVCQEEYAEGDDLGTLACGHEFHTACVKQWLMLKNLCPICKTVALST, from the exons ATGCAAGGGCCACGAAGCACTGGCGATTCATCTACTGGAATTAATTACGCAGATGGAGATACCAATGTAGAGACTACTTCGAATAGTATGCTGGATCCAGTGGATGTTCAGTTTCCAAACAATGCTACTGGGTCTGGACGTTCAACTTACCCAAGCTCTAGCTCGCATGTTGTTCAAAATCATAACTGGTGGAGTTTTGGTGAATCCAGCTCTAGATTGGGGCCTTCTGATCAGGTCAATTCCATTGGTTCAAAGACAGATCGTCAGCTTCCCTCAGAGGGATATGGATTTGAGGAAGGGCAATCAGGTTCAAATGGTATGTTGTTGCCTGGAGGATCCTTCTTGCGTGGATCAAGCTCTAGTAATATGTTAGGGCATGTAAATCTGGGCAAGGACATGGAAATAAATGGTAGTGGTCTGCCGACTTCAGGGGTAGTTATCCGCCATAATAACGGTGAGAGTTCATTGGGAAGCTCAAGTCAAACCGCAGAGGAGAGAAGTAGTGGTCCAGGTTCTTCGTTGGGTGGCCTAGGTTCATCCTGCAAAAGAAAAGCTCTCGAAGGAGCTCCTAGCCATTCGTTTCCTAGTGAAAGTCATGGTTGCCTTTTTCAAACTGAGAATGGGGCTTGGAATGAGGGTCTTACTCGGTATGATGCTTCAAGTAGCTTAAGTTTGTCTATGCCCTCGCAAAATTCTCCGAATGTTACTAATCAGTCTGGTCTGCCCGAACCAATATTTGGAATGGGTCGTGGAAGAGCAGAAAGTGCTTTTCCTTCTACAAGAAGCACTGAAACCGCATCTAGACCAGGCAGGCGGTTAAATCCCAGGCAGCCGCAGGAGTCAGTAGCATTCAGCTTCTCACAGTCTGCTAGTTCTGTGCGTCAGCAACAGCAGTTACCAGCAACTTCTCCTTTTGTTGACCCTACGGATGCAAGAACAATACTAGTTACAGGTAGCTCAAGCAGTGGTGATGGTCAGCCAAGTATGATACACCTTCCTGCATTGACCAGAAATATACACCAATTTGCTTGGAATGGTTCTTCGAGTTCAAGAACAAACAATATGCCTGAAGAGGGATTTGGACCACCATGGGACGCGCCAAGAAACAACTCAGAGCAGCCAGTCTTTTCTACACCTGCAACTGAAACGAGAAATCCAGTGCAGGATCAGTTTCATTTTAGTTTCGCTCGTGGAAACGCTAGTACATCTGGAGATTCTCCCTTTGTTCCTCGAGCAGGATCGAGTTCAGGGATCCATGGTTTGCAGCCGAATCCCACATGGGTTTCTCCTCATAATCAATCAAGGATGTCAGAAGTTGCTCCGTGGTCTTTATTTCCTAATACTGAATCTGAATCGGCTACACATGGTGCTTCTCTTCCATTACTACCCACAGGGCCTTCTGTTTCTTCAACCGAAGCTGCTACGCCATCTGGATCTAGTAGTCGGAGTCATCGCTCTCGACAAAGAAGATCAGGAATGTTACTGGAAAGGCAAAATGATCATCTCCATTTGCGCCACTTGGGAAGAAACTTAGCTGCTGATAACGATGGAAGGAACCGGCTGATTTCCGAG ATACGGCAAGTGTTGAGTGCCATGCGAAGAGGGGAGAATTTACGGTTTGAG GATTATATGGTATTTGATCCACTGATCTACCATGGTATGGCCGAGATGCATGATAGGCATCGGGATATGCGCCTTGACGTTGACAACATGTCGTATGAG GAGCTATTGGCACTTGGGGAACGCATAGGAGATGTGAGCACCGGGCTAAGCGAAGAGGTGATTCTTAAAGCAATGAAACAGCACAAACATACATCTTCCGCTGCAGAATCCCACCAGGACATGGAACCTTGCTGTGTCTGTCAG GAAGAGTATGCAGAAGGTGATGATCTTGGAACCCTGGCATGTGGTCATGAATTCCACACTGCCTGCGTCAAGCAATGGCTCATGCTCAAGAATCTCTGCCCAATTTGTAAGACTGTGGCTTTATCTACATAA
- the LOC104729836 gene encoding methylcrotonoyl-CoA carboxylase beta chain, mitochondrial translates to MLRILSRRAVSASEELTTSIQQWRMRPGTDSRTDPFRIIRRLQKGFCVGVLPDGVDRNSEAFSSNSIAMEGILSELRSHIKKVLAGGGEEAVKRNRSRNKLLPRERIDRLLDPGSSFLELSQLAGHELYEEPLPSGGIITGIGPIHGRLCMFMANDPTVKGGTYYPITIKKHLRAQEIAARCRLPCIYLVDSGGAYLPKQAEVFPDKENFGRVFYNESVMSSDGIPQIAIVLGSCTAGGAYIPAMADESVMVKGNGTIFLAGPPLVKAATGEEVSAEDLGGATVHCTVSGVSDYFAQDELHGLAIGRNIVKNLHMAAKQGMEGTFGSKNLEYKEPLYDINELRSIAPVDHKQQFDVRSIIARIVDGSEFDEFKKLYGTTLVTGFARIYGQTVGIIGNNGILFNESALKGAHFIELCSQRKIPLVFLQNITGFMVGSRAEANGIAKSGAKMVMAVSCAKVPKITIITGASFGAGNYAMCGRAYSPDFMFMWPNARIGIMGGAQAAGVLTQIERATKKRQGIKWTEEEEDVFKKKTVDAYEREANPYFSTARLWDDGVIDPSDSRKVLGLCLSAASNRPVEDTRFGVFRM, encoded by the exons atgTTAAGGATTTTGAGTAGAAGAGCAGTATCAGCTTCGGAAGAGCTTACTACTAGTATTCAACAATGGCGGATGCGACCAGGAACCGATTCTCGCACCGATCCTTTTCGAATTATCCGACGACTTCAAAAGGGTTTCTGCGTGGGAGTTCTCCCGGACGGAGTGGATAGAAATTCTGAGGCTTTTTCTAGTAACTCGATCGCCATGGAAGGGATCTTATCGGAGCTTCGTTCCCACATCAAAAAG GTATTGGCTGGAGGTGGAGAGGAGGCGGTGAAGAGGAACAGAAGTAGAAACAAGCTTTTGCCTAGAGAGAGGATTGATCGGCTTCTTGATCCTGGTTCTTCCTTTCTGGAGCTCTCTCAG CTTGCAGGACACGAACTGTATGAGGAGCCTTTACCTTCTGGCGGCATAATCACAGGGATAGGACCAATCCATGGCCGTCTTTGTATGTTTATGGCAAATGATCCTACAGTAAAAGGAGGGACTTATTATCCCATTACTATCAAGAAACATCTCAGGGCACAAGAGATTGCTGCTCGGTGCAGACTTCCCTGCATATATCTTGTTGATAGTGGTGGTGCTTATCTTCCAAAACAGGCTGAGGTTTTCCCTGACAAGGAGAATTTCGGAAGGGTTTTCTACAATGAATCGGTTATGTCGTCTGATGGAATTCCACAGATCGCCATTGTTTTAGGCTCATGCACTGCTGGTGGTGCCTATATACCTGCTATGGCTGATGAAAGTGTAATGGTGAAAGGGAATGGTACCATATTTTTGGCAGGACCTCCACTTGTCAAG GCTGCTACAGGAGAGGAAGTTTCAGCTGAGGATTTAGGAGGCGCCACGGTTCATTGTACTGTTTCTGGTGTGTCGGATTATTTTGCTCAAG ACGAGTTACATGGACTCGCTATTGGAAGAAACATTGTCAAGAATTTGCACATGGCTGCAAAACAAGGGATGGAAGGAACATTTGGAAGCAAAAATCTTGAATACAAGGAACCGCTCTATGACATAAACGAGCTTCGCTCCATTGCTCCAGTAGATCACAAGCAGCAATTTGATGTCCGGTCTATTATTGCTCGGATTGTTGATGGGAGTGAATTTGACGAGTTCAAGAAACTATACGGCACT ACGCTTGTGACGGGGTTTGCTAGAATTTATGGTCAGACAGTAGGAATCATCGGGAACAATGGCATACTGTTCAATGAATCTGCACTAAAAGGGGCTCACTTCATTGAATTATGTTCTCAACGTAAAATTCCTCTTGTTTTCCTCCAAAACATCACAGGCTTTATG GTGGGTTCAAGAGCTGAGGCCAATGGCATTGCAAAATCTGGAGCGAAAATGGTGATGGCAGTATCTTGTGCTAAG GTGCCAAAGATTACAATTATAACCGGTGCAAGCTTTGGTGCTGGAAACTATGCGATGTGTGGCCGTGCATACAGTCCAGATTTCATGTTCATGTGGCCAAATGCCAGGATTGGCATCATGGGCGGCGCTCAG GCTGCGGGTGTTTTAACTCAAATCGAAAGGGCTACTAAGAAGAGGCAAGGAATCAAG TggacagaggaagaggaagatgttttcAAGAAGAAAACGGTGGATGCATACGAGAGAGAGGCAAATCCTTACTTCTCCACGGCGAGGCTTTGGGATGATGGAGTGATTGATCCTTCTGATAGCAGAAAGGTTTTGGGACTTTGTCTCTCTGCTGCTTCAAACCGTCCTGTAGAAGATACTCGATTTGGTGTCTTTAGAATGTAA
- the LOC104729837 gene encoding protein DJ-1 homolog C, which produces MGSLGFSIAMIASTSPTLTDTRLISSSMGCVSTIVAPSLSSVSMVSSSLGIKRSVRSFKFRVSMSPSIETRPDSDVGVMSSATTKKVLIPIGYGTEEIEAVVLVDVLRRAGAEVTVASVEQKLEVEASSGTKLLADVLISKCADQVYDLVALPGGMPGAVRLRDCEILEKIMKRQAEDKRLYGAISMAPAITLLPWGLLTRKRTTGHPAFFGKLPTFWAVKTNIQISGELTTSRGPGTSFQFALSLVEQLFGESTAKSVEESLLLRDGYQNPKNEEFNSIDWSLDHIPRVLIPVANWSEEVEIVTISDVLRRAKVDVTVASVERSLRITASQGTKIITDKLIGEAAESSYDLIILPGGHTGSERLQKSKILKKLLREQHESGQVLGATNTSSAILHKHGLLKEKRTTVYPSETDAPTNHLMIEGAEVVIDGNVITSLGLATVTKFSLAIVSKLFGHARARSVSEGLVHEYPRHLTPS; this is translated from the exons ATGGGGTCTTTAGGATTTTCGATTGCTATGATAGCTTCTACGAGTCCAACTTTAACGGATACGAGGCTCATATCTTCTTCGATGGGTTGTGTCTCGACGATTGTTGCTCCGAGTTTGTCTTCAGTCTCtatggtttcttcttcactaGGGATTAAAAGGAGCGTCCGAAGTTTTAAGTTCAGAGTTTCGATGTCACCAAGTATTGAAACAAGGCCAGATTCTGATGTTGGCGTCATGTCTTCTGCAACTACTAAAAAG GTGCTTATTCCAATTGGATACGGTACGGAGGAAATAGAAGCTGTTGTGTTAGTTGATGTTCTACGGCGAGCTGGTGCTGAGGTCACTGTTGCTTCTGTGGAGCAGAAGCTAGAGGTTGAAGCATCCTCTGGTACCAAATTGCTTGCAGATGTCTTAATCTCTAAATGTGCTGATCAAGTTTATGATCTTGTGGCTTTACCG GGAGGCATGCCTGGTGCTGTTAGGTTAAGAGACTGTGAAATTCTTGAGAAGATCATGAAGAGACAAGCTGAAGATAAGCGGTTATATGGGGCTATATCCATGGCTCCAGCTATTACTCTTCTTCCATGGGGTCTTTTGACAAGAAAGAGG ACAACGGGACATCCTGCTTTTTTCGGGAAGCTTCCTACATTCTGGGCTGTTAAGACAAACATTCAGATTTCTGGGGAGCTTACAACTAGCCGTGGACCTGGTACTTCTTTTCAGTTTGCTCTGTCCTTGGTCGAGCAGCTCTTTGGAGAATCCACAGCCAAGTCGGTTGAAGAGTCTCTG CTTCTGCGCGATGGTTACCAAAATCCTAAGAATGAAGAGTTCAATAGCATTGACTGGTCTCTAGACCACATACCTCGT GTTCTTATCCCGGTAGCCAACTGGTCTGAAGAGGTTGAAATAGTCACAATTTCAGATGTTCTTAGAAGAGCCAAAGTAGATGTCACGGTTGCATCAGTGGAAAGATCTTTGCGAATTACGGCATCTCAAGGCACCAAAATTATCACCGACAAATTGATTGGTGAAGCTGCTGAATCATCATATGATCTAATCATTCTTCCG GGAGGACATACAGGCTCAGAACGTCTGCAGAAGTCCAAAATTCTCAAGAAACTTCTCAGGGAACAACATGAATCTGGGCAAGTACTTGGTGCTACTAACACATCATCTGCCATCCTGCATAAACATGGTTTACTCAAG GAAAAGAGAACGACTGTGTACCCTTCAGAAACAGACGCGCCTACGAATCATTTAATGATCGAAGGAGCAGAAGTTGTTATAGATGGAAATGTTATTACAAGTTTGGGGCTCGCAACTGTTACCAAATTTTCCCTGGCTATTGTTAGCAAGCTGTTTGGACATGCTAGAGCAAGGAGCGTTTCAGAAGGGCTTGTGCATGAGTATCCAAGGCATTTAACACCATCTTGA